One region of Dehalococcoidia bacterium genomic DNA includes:
- a CDS encoding endonuclease MutS2 yields the protein MNIDEKSLHMLEFPKVREIFASFVSFPVSRELVLNLMPSADGELVSLWLRQSAEARQLLAGNPGFSIGGARDVRESVAVASRGKTLDPLTLLDIASTLASANKLHTNIGKLASELPALYEITNRIVPMPHLEQEISRCIDDASEISDSASPKLAELRQQLRETRQRLLRQLEGIVRSITSQGLLQESLITEREGRYVIPVKVEFQKDIKGIVHDVSNTGATVFIEPFGTVELGNKLRQLALEEEREIQRILSDLSAEVGANSAAISQDIALIAELDLALSKARYAERAKAIEPHIIDIGEVGQANAIGLNLIDARHPLLREKAVPLSVEMGDDFSTLIITGPNTGGKTVALKTIGLLTLMAQSGMPIPASEESCLPVFDGVFADIGDEQSIEQTLSTFSWHMSNIVRILRMSTSRSLVLLDELGTSTDPAEGTALAQSVLLHFLQRGTFVVATTHFSELKIFAHATSGMQNASFEFDPVTLGPTYRLTMGIPGGSNALAIASRLGLPEEIVASAKGMLSKGAVEIEELLTDLTHEKQNTRILREELDQEKAAIDRLRENLETDMRRLKEQEQYALREARDRIATEASELQRQIRSAAAELKKARTKESIDQSRQALKTVHEQLAGPAWQPKIERTGKEVVEERIAEGDHVRLIDTHLTGTVLSLSEKSNQIEIQAGQTRVRVDVSEVEKIAPPSERSLSTSYTVKRDSPRRKRLLELDLRGKRAEEVEPELDSYLNDASLSGVPEARIIHGYGTGTVRQIVRDMLTSHPLVKSFRPGEQGEGGDGVTVVKM from the coding sequence ATGAACATCGACGAAAAAAGCCTGCACATGCTGGAATTCCCAAAAGTGAGGGAGATATTCGCTAGCTTTGTATCTTTTCCGGTGAGCCGGGAACTGGTCCTCAACCTCATGCCTTCCGCCGACGGGGAGTTGGTCTCTCTCTGGCTCAGACAATCCGCCGAAGCGCGCCAGCTTCTCGCAGGCAATCCGGGATTCTCCATCGGCGGGGCTCGGGATGTTCGCGAGAGTGTAGCAGTAGCCTCGAGGGGGAAAACACTCGATCCTCTCACACTCCTGGATATTGCCTCAACCCTGGCATCGGCAAACAAACTGCACACCAACATTGGCAAACTGGCATCGGAGCTGCCTGCGCTCTACGAGATTACCAATAGAATCGTTCCTATGCCGCATCTGGAACAGGAGATCAGCAGGTGTATCGATGACGCCTCGGAAATATCGGATTCCGCTTCGCCAAAGCTGGCTGAGCTGAGACAGCAATTGAGAGAAACGCGTCAGCGGCTCCTCCGCCAGCTGGAAGGCATCGTTAGATCGATCACCAGTCAAGGTCTGCTGCAAGAGTCGCTGATCACCGAAAGAGAAGGCCGATATGTCATCCCCGTCAAGGTGGAATTCCAGAAGGATATCAAAGGCATTGTTCATGACGTCTCCAACACCGGAGCCACCGTATTCATCGAGCCCTTCGGAACAGTGGAACTGGGCAACAAGCTGCGGCAACTGGCGCTGGAAGAGGAGCGGGAAATCCAGAGGATTCTCTCAGACCTGAGCGCAGAGGTGGGAGCCAATAGCGCTGCCATATCTCAAGATATTGCGCTGATCGCCGAGCTGGACCTGGCGCTCTCGAAGGCGCGATATGCCGAGAGAGCAAAAGCGATTGAACCCCACATCATCGATATCGGCGAGGTTGGACAGGCGAATGCAATCGGGCTGAATTTGATCGACGCCAGGCATCCGCTATTGAGAGAGAAGGCCGTTCCCCTGTCAGTTGAAATGGGCGATGACTTCTCCACACTCATTATCACCGGACCGAATACCGGCGGTAAAACCGTTGCGCTCAAGACGATCGGACTCTTGACGTTGATGGCTCAGTCGGGCATGCCCATTCCCGCCTCCGAGGAAAGCTGTCTGCCCGTATTCGACGGCGTCTTTGCCGATATCGGGGATGAACAGAGCATCGAGCAAACCCTCTCCACTTTTAGCTGGCATATGAGCAATATTGTGCGGATTCTGCGAATGTCCACCTCCAGAAGCCTGGTGCTCTTGGACGAACTGGGAACCAGCACCGATCCCGCAGAGGGCACCGCATTGGCACAATCAGTCCTGCTTCATTTTCTGCAAAGGGGAACGTTCGTGGTGGCGACCACTCACTTCAGCGAACTCAAGATTTTCGCCCACGCCACGTCTGGAATGCAGAACGCCTCTTTCGAGTTCGATCCTGTCACGCTGGGGCCAACCTACCGTCTGACGATGGGCATCCCCGGCGGCAGCAATGCGCTGGCGATTGCTTCACGTCTGGGACTTCCGGAGGAGATCGTGGCCTCTGCCAAAGGAATGCTGTCCAAAGGCGCAGTGGAGATCGAGGAGCTTTTGACCGACCTGACGCATGAGAAGCAAAATACCCGAATCCTGCGTGAAGAACTGGATCAGGAAAAGGCTGCCATCGATCGTCTCAGAGAGAATCTGGAAACCGACATGCGAAGGCTGAAGGAGCAAGAACAATATGCCCTTCGAGAGGCCAGAGACAGGATCGCCACTGAGGCTTCGGAGTTGCAGAGACAAATCCGAAGCGCAGCGGCGGAGCTGAAAAAGGCGAGGACCAAAGAAAGCATCGACCAATCCAGGCAGGCACTAAAGACCGTCCATGAGCAACTGGCTGGTCCCGCATGGCAACCGAAGATCGAGCGCACCGGCAAAGAGGTGGTGGAGGAACGGATTGCCGAGGGCGATCACGTGCGGCTGATCGATACCCACCTCACCGGAACGGTTCTCTCGCTATCGGAGAAGAGCAACCAGATTGAAATTCAGGCCGGACAAACGCGGGTCAGGGTAGATGTGTCGGAAGTAGAGAAGATAGCGCCTCCATCAGAAAGGTCCCTTTCTACATCGTACACCGTGAAGCGCGATTCTCCTCGAAGGAAGCGCTTGCTGGAACTCGATCTGAGAGGAAAACGGGCCGAGGAAGTTGAGCCGGAGCTGGATAG
- a CDS encoding zinc-dependent dehydrogenase: MRTSVYHNNNDVRLEQRPVPNIGAGELLVKVMASGICGSDVMEWYRIPKAPLVLGHEIAGEIAKVGEGVHSFKVGGRVFVSHHVPCMACHYCQSGNYTVCDTLRSTNFDPGGFSEYLRVPQINVRSGTFALPDEVSYEEGTIVEPLACVVRGQEKARFRPGQSVLVLGSGISGILHIQLARASGAKRIFATDISEYRLQAAMRFGADAAFLADHDVPGRMRDLNDGYLADLVIVCVGAPQAISQALKSVERGGTILFFAPMLPGQTFPMPIYDLWRDGITTTVSYAGSPADIDKAIELIRSRAINAKGMITHRLGLAETGRGFQLVAQAQNSLKVVIEPQR; the protein is encoded by the coding sequence ATGCGTACATCCGTATATCACAACAACAATGACGTGCGCCTGGAGCAGAGGCCGGTTCCAAATATTGGAGCCGGTGAGTTGCTGGTAAAGGTGATGGCTAGCGGCATCTGTGGTAGCGACGTAATGGAATGGTATCGCATCCCAAAGGCGCCGTTAGTGCTGGGCCACGAGATCGCTGGGGAGATCGCCAAAGTCGGTGAGGGCGTTCACTCATTCAAAGTTGGGGGGCGGGTGTTCGTTTCTCACCATGTTCCCTGCATGGCGTGCCATTATTGTCAAAGCGGGAATTACACCGTCTGCGATACGCTTCGCAGCACCAACTTCGATCCCGGCGGCTTTTCCGAATACCTCCGTGTCCCGCAGATCAACGTTCGTAGCGGCACCTTTGCTCTGCCTGATGAGGTCTCGTATGAAGAGGGGACGATCGTCGAACCGCTGGCCTGCGTGGTCAGAGGTCAGGAGAAGGCAAGATTCCGGCCGGGGCAAAGCGTGTTAGTGCTCGGCAGCGGCATTTCGGGCATTCTGCACATTCAACTGGCTCGCGCCAGCGGCGCCAAACGCATCTTCGCCACCGATATCAGCGAATATCGACTCCAGGCAGCGATGCGATTCGGGGCCGACGCCGCTTTCCTCGCCGACCATGATGTGCCCGGCCGGATGCGGGACTTGAACGATGGATATCTTGCCGATCTCGTCATCGTATGCGTCGGAGCGCCTCAAGCGATATCGCAGGCACTGAAATCGGTGGAACGAGGTGGAACCATCCTGTTCTTCGCCCCGATGTTGCCAGGTCAGACCTTTCCGATGCCAATCTATGATCTCTGGCGTGACGGCATCACAACGACTGTCAGTTATGCCGGAAGCCCTGCCGATATCGACAAGGCCATCGAACTGATCCGTTCGCGAGCCATCAATGCGAAAGGCATGATCACCCATCGGCTGGGTTTAGCCGAAACTGGCCGGGGATTTCAACTCGTCGCTCAGGCGCAGAATTCCCTGAAGGTAGTCATCGAGCCACAGCGATGA
- a CDS encoding pyridoxal phosphate-dependent aminotransferase gives MTLSRRAQSISPSPTLALTAKARALRAKGIDVIGFGAGEPDFDTPDHIKKEAVKAISEGFTKYTPTSGIPELKEAICKKFKDDNGLDYDPSQVVVSCGAKHSLYNIMQVLCDEGDEVIVPAPYWVSYTEQVNVAGAKPVIIDTKEDTGFKITPKMLGNHISDRTKLLVMNSPSNPTGAVYSRQELEAIARIAVDRKIWVISDEIYEKLIYDDAKHVSIASLGSEIKARTLVVNGVSKTYSMTGWRIGYAAGDKQVIGAISNLQDHSTSNPTSISQRAALAALTSPPEFARQMAQEFKKRRDYMVETVNRIPGLSCIMPKGAFYAFVNISGLMGKAFKEKTVNTSMGLTELLLAEANVVVIPGGPFGADDHIRLSYAVSMDHIVTGLERMHQVIKQMK, from the coding sequence ATGACCCTATCGAGGAGAGCCCAATCTATCAGTCCTTCGCCCACCCTGGCCCTGACGGCAAAAGCTCGCGCTCTGCGCGCCAAGGGTATCGACGTGATCGGATTCGGGGCCGGGGAGCCGGATTTTGATACGCCCGACCACATTAAAAAAGAAGCTGTCAAGGCTATATCGGAAGGATTTACCAAGTATACGCCAACATCCGGCATCCCGGAACTAAAAGAGGCGATCTGCAAGAAATTCAAAGACGACAACGGCCTCGACTATGATCCGTCCCAGGTTGTGGTCTCCTGCGGAGCCAAACACAGCCTGTATAATATTATGCAAGTCCTTTGTGACGAGGGGGATGAGGTCATCGTGCCTGCTCCTTATTGGGTCAGCTACACTGAGCAAGTGAACGTAGCCGGAGCTAAGCCCGTAATCATTGATACCAAAGAAGATACCGGCTTCAAGATCACCCCCAAAATGCTCGGAAATCACATCAGCGATCGAACCAAGTTATTGGTGATGAACAGTCCTTCCAATCCCACAGGAGCCGTCTACTCCAGACAGGAATTAGAGGCCATTGCCAGGATTGCCGTTGATCGGAAAATATGGGTCATCTCCGACGAGATCTATGAGAAACTCATCTACGATGATGCCAAACACGTGAGCATTGCCTCTTTGGGGTCGGAAATAAAAGCGCGGACCCTGGTGGTCAATGGCGTCTCCAAAACCTATTCCATGACCGGATGGCGTATCGGGTATGCAGCCGGAGATAAACAGGTCATTGGTGCCATATCCAACTTACAGGACCATTCGACCTCCAATCCGACCTCCATCTCCCAACGGGCTGCTCTGGCCGCACTGACCTCGCCGCCCGAATTCGCGCGGCAGATGGCTCAGGAGTTCAAGAAACGGCGGGATTACATGGTCGAGACAGTGAACCGGATTCCGGGCCTCTCCTGCATTATGCCAAAGGGTGCGTTCTATGCCTTCGTGAATATATCGGGGCTTATGGGCAAGGCTTTCAAAGAAAAGACGGTCAACACGTCCATGGGCCTGACCGAGTTGCTTCTGGCCGAGGCCAACGTGGTTGTCATCCCCGGCGGGCCTTTTGGCGCAGATGACCATATTCGTCTTTCCTATGCCGTCTCAATGGACCATATTGTGACCGGGCTGGAGAGAATGCATCAAGTGATCAAACAGATGAAATAG
- the nadC gene encoding carboxylating nicotinate-nucleotide diphosphorylase, which translates to MDQKLIESIITNALAEDLGQGDVTTDTLIPAHLEARASVLIKSEGVLAGIEVAESVFRKVDPTLHFERLVQDGAMVSPGAIVAEINGKAASILKAERVALNFLQRLSGIASQTALHVAAVSGTKAKILDTRKTSPGLRPIEKYAVRMGGGQNHRYNLSDGVLIKDNHLAALATQGIGLGEAVKRAKAKAPQGLKIEVEVETVEQAGEALDARADIILLDNMGIEEMRRVVDMARGIALTEASGGITLANLRSVAKTGVDFISIGALTHSAKALDISLDIDFHTAR; encoded by the coding sequence ATGGATCAGAAACTAATCGAATCCATCATCACTAATGCTCTTGCGGAAGACCTTGGCCAGGGGGATGTGACGACCGATACCCTCATCCCCGCTCATCTGGAAGCCAGAGCTTCCGTGTTGATCAAGTCTGAAGGCGTTTTGGCCGGGATCGAGGTGGCGGAATCGGTTTTTCGAAAAGTCGACCCCACTCTTCATTTCGAGAGATTGGTTCAGGACGGCGCCATGGTATCTCCAGGCGCAATTGTTGCCGAAATCAACGGGAAAGCGGCCAGCATCCTCAAGGCAGAGCGCGTGGCGCTTAACTTCCTGCAACGTCTGAGCGGTATCGCTTCCCAGACAGCCCTTCATGTTGCGGCCGTATCGGGAACGAAGGCCAAAATACTCGATACCCGTAAGACAAGTCCCGGCTTGAGGCCTATCGAAAAGTACGCTGTTCGAATGGGTGGGGGACAAAACCACCGCTACAATCTGTCCGATGGCGTACTTATCAAGGATAATCACCTGGCGGCACTGGCAACTCAAGGCATTGGACTAGGAGAAGCGGTCAAGCGAGCCAAAGCAAAAGCTCCCCAGGGGCTCAAGATAGAGGTCGAAGTGGAAACTGTGGAGCAAGCGGGGGAAGCTCTGGATGCCAGAGCGGATATCATCCTGCTGGACAACATGGGGATAGAAGAAATGCGCCGAGTGGTGGACATGGCACGCGGGATTGCGCTGACCGAGGCCTCCGGCGGAATTACCCTCGCCAACTTGCGCTCGGTTGCCAAAACCGGCGTCGACTTCATCTCCATCGGAGCGTTAACCCATTCGGCCAAAGCCCTGGATATCAGCCTCGACATCGATTTTCATACGGCACGTTGA